aaaaactaaataaacattgctttaactGAAATTGATCTGATGCCATACTAGTCGGGTATTCTGCAAAGACATTGAAATTTGTTTTGAAGAATACctaacctggatttgagcccaggaccccagacctgtgaggctgacatgctaaccacagaGCCACACAGGTGTAATTCAATTTACTCAAAAATAACCTATAAATTAATTACaccaccccccacacacaaaaaaattgagctACGAATGTCAGACCTCTAAACCGAGGATATCTTCACCCATTTAtatcttctttgtttttaggtGCCCACCTGCGAAGCATGGACAACTTCATCCACGCGGTTCAGGAGGTGGAAGAATCCAACCCGGGTCTGTCCCCTCTGGCGCTGGTCAGGGCCCTTCGCAGGACTGCCGGCCACGATGACGCCATGACCATCCACTTCCTGGGCGCTTCCAACAACCTCACTGACGTGGTGAGGCTGGAGACGGCTATCCTCAATGCCTCGTCCTTCAGCTTTTTTGACAAGGCGGTCCATCACCTGGTGACAGACGGCGGCGAAGAGCGGGGCGTGGCGCTCGCCCCGGACGGCACCACAGTGGCCTTGGCGCCTTTGCTACTGGGCATCGAATGCGGACTCCAAGCCAAGCTGGAGACTTCGTCGACCGTCGGGCTCTTACCGCTCACCTTGGGGAGGCCGCTCGGATTATCCTTCCTCAGCCTCCAGGACATTCCTGTGTCGAATCGCCTGGGCCCCGACGGATGCTGGGAAAGCGTGAACCGCCCTCGGGTGTTCAAACTCTCTTGGCCTGCCACCCTGGCCACTGATGCCGTTATCAACGGGGGTATGGACGGAGTAATTCTCGGCACGGATATCAGCCAACTACCCAAATCTAAAGATCCCCCTGCCCTCAGTGAGATTCTTCAAGAATACTATAGTTTTACCCTGAAAGCCAACCACGGTCTGGATACTCTGTCCAGACACGTAAGTCCAAAACGGAGGGAAATCTCTCGATCCATTCTGGAACCCCTTGATCTTCAGAAGGAGCTGATGGACACACTCAAACTGGTCTGGAGGTTGGAGAAGACAGAGTGGATTGCCTTGGACACTGGGGTCAACAAGGCAGTCAATGAAGGACTGAAGGAATTTGTGCATAAGTACTGGGGTAAGGTTGAGTATTATCCCTAATTTACACACCAAAACCCAGCCTTAATTTAACCCAAATTCTAACCTCATAAACCGATACAATCATAGGAACACAAAAGCCAAACATTAAACTTaactaaataaaatgacatttattttttaacagctTGAAAACACCACATCAATAAAACCGTCCAATTGCCAGTTGTACAACAAAGCATCCAAAGCAAAGCCTGGTTCTACTCAATAAACTCAAGTAGTTTCTGTGCATTTTCCCATAAATCTTTGTGCAAACGAAATCTTCAAATCTTTATGGGCAACAACATTTTGATTGCTTTAGGATAATCAACTGTTGATAAGTAATTTATGGTGTAGTTTTCTTCTATCACATCAAGGTTATGACCTGTAGGACCCCATGTTCTTAATATGACAATCACTGTCTTCAACCGTTTAACTTAGGGGTGCATAATATTTCAATCGATTTAAAGTTCAAAGTCAGAATTTTAACTTTCGGCAGAAATCAGAATTCAGACTTACTGTTatctgactttattctcagaattctgactCTAAGGTCAGAGTCTTTTCATCTTCAATCCTTTCTGGGTTCAATTGGGTCCAAATAAAGACTAAAAGAAAGTTCGGCCTCACTTTCGCTTCAGCAGGTTTCAACCCTATTATCGACCCACCTTCTGCGGCGTCTTACTTTGCCTCTGTAATGGAAAGTGATAAGTAAAACACAATTGCCTTTTCATTTAGATTGTCCTCAAATCATCCCTCGCTGCCAATGGAGGGCAAATGCTCACAAGGGACCCCCCATTCCGCTGACTTTGCCACTCCGCTCTCTCTACGTTCACCACACCTATGAGCCCTCACAGCCATGCCTGTCCTTCTCACAGTGTTCCCAGGACATGAGGGCCATGCAGCATTTCCACCAAGGGTTCCGTAACTGGAGTGACATCGGATACAGGTGACATGTTTTTCTGTCATTTCTCCTTCCTTCCTAACAATGAGCTAATAATGCTAAAAGATAACCAGTCAAATtcgtaaaaatattataatagtttccatgcggcccggcggatgagtggttaacgtgtcggcctcatagttatgagggcctgggttcaaatccaggtcggtacacctgtgtggagtttgcatgttcttcccaggcctgcatgggttttctctgggtactccgctttcctcccacatgagtaaacactctaaattgccctttggtatgagtgtgagcgtgattggttgtacgtctcctcgtgccctgcgattggctggccaccaattcagggtgtcccccacctcatgcccaaagtcagctaggataggctccagcaccccccacaacccttgtgagcagttcagaaaatgaaagaatgaaaatatatttggatAGTTTGACCTGTGTCTGGACCCCCGCAAGGTAAGTTGGGCAAGAACTTAGTTGCTGGAAACTATAGTTTCTAAAACTTTGATTATGCTACAGAAGCTGACAAAATTGCTCTTATTTGAACTGAAGTTCTGCAACGTAGTAGcttttgtctgggacgccggcagtttaccttataaagaaattattatgcttatactgcaaattcttacgcaggtgttttggtttcaatctaataatggcaattgttttgaatcagattacattaaatattttcagtttgtcgcgactaaatacagagaagaatatactgcacgtcagaatgctcaggaacgaaggcgcgtTGTGAGtgtattctccttgcaagttgtaatcagttatgtgaacgatgtcttccagttttaattaaatattactaataatgatttaatggtaTTAATCTGATTAATCTGACCacaatgttaaaatgtgttggaataatgattaatttaatcattattccaacacattttaacattgtGGTTTTTGGCAACAATGACTGAATTGTTTGAACTCTTATTGTGCAGAATATTAGTGACTGCATTTGAGTGACTTGTCGACAAATAgggaagaaaatgaatggaacatTTTCCTCCCAAATTTGGTTTAAAAGTCCAGTGAAATttatcttagttttttttctttttgtaatgtGTATTTTGACAAATTGACCTATATTCCGGAAAAAAAGTACTTTGCATTAACCTCGTGTGCCCTGCGTCCAGCTTCGTGGTGGGCTCGGACGGTTACGTCTATGAAGGCCGGGGTTGGAACCTCCTCGGCACACACACGCGAGGACACAACAGTCTTGGATTTGGAGTGTCCATCATCGGAAACTACACGTCCGCTCTTCCATCGCGTCACGCCATGGACCTTCTACGCCATCGCTTGACACGGTGCGCAGTTGACGGAGGGAGGCTTGTGGCCAACTACACCGTCCACGGCCACAGGCAGATGGTCAATTACACTTCCTGTCCCGGTGATGCCTTCTTCTCTGAAATAAAAAGCTGGGAGCATTTTGGAAACTGACGTGCTATTTGCTCTTATGACACCAGAGTGCTCATGAGACCACCCGGTTATGGCACTCCAGAAGAAAGCAGGCTCATCATTATCAGTCCTATTTTTCGCAACATTTGAATTggaatttagattttaatttcaaGGTTTAGAGAAGTGTTTACTCATGAGGTTGTTCCCAGATTGATCCAATCTAACATCTTGAACTCCAGGAAgagatgttcatttttttgtaccttTTAACCCTTCATAGAGAAAATATCTTAtgttttggtcataaaaaaattcaacattagcaataattattataatatttttgaattatCCATTATCcagtttttacctaggtctacaatgtcttctgtgtctgtacttgctactgtcttgctactgcaaccaaggtaATTTTCTGAATGTGGGAtgtaataaagttctaatctaatctactctaatctaatctaatcattgtatttgatatatttttaatgattatgATTATATGTATACATTCATGCAATGTTAATAAACCTAAATTTAAtaagaatgagaaaaaaacagattaataCCCATGGTCACATATCTGTGAGAGTctatcagtgtgtgtgtgtgtgtgtgtgtgtgtgtgtgtgtgtgtaattttTGTCCATCAACACTATGCTAATACATTATTTCCTCCATTATCAGGAGGTGAAAGTAATTTGTTGTTTATATAGTTAAATACTTTGACATCTTTTCCTTTAATAcaagtattttcttttaatcatggcATCTCTAAATAACAGGTTAATTAATATATAacattagtgtttgttttttttccaatggtaAAACTACAACATTTGAGTACGTTTAAAAATTATTGCTCATATTTTCTCCTCTGTCATTGTTACAACAACACTTTCCCAAAATGTTTCTTGTAATATACAAGTGTTgtgagattacatttatttgccTGTATATTTTTACTCTGATgctaataaaatgtttttagtaATTTATTCTAAGTTTTTCACTGAGAGTTTAACTGTACAGTAGAAACAATACTTTTTAGAAAGAGTCAAATGCAATTGATGTCTTCCTTGCTAAAACGAAAGCAAAAGTAACTCTGAGGTCAGTGACGACTTAGGAAATTCCCTTGTGTGAATGTTGagtctgtaaaacaacttcaggaacaggcacagaaagagtgagatcaatttaaaggaaataggtttattatcaGACTGAAACAGACAGTTgtcagtgtgacatgctagtgtttgatttattggcgatcgcgtgttgaggatgtgcggctggtttggattggatgtgtgtcgctgttcgattattgatgccttgttgCACATAGTTTGAAACACGGGAGATTTTTCTTCATAACAGTAAActggattgaagaagcaacaaggtatcactattgtgattatttctccctgtgtttcaaggtttgctggttgttgtagaggccggttaagtttgtggtttgcaatatgcactctttagcgtgtgagaaagaagataatgtttagtaatgtttatttacttttgaattgcgagcgtgaatgtgcaAGTCTCGGGTCATGCACATGGCTATAACATTCAGCACGCTACTTTCGGCCGCCATTAtcctgtagagcaggggtccccaaactttttcctgtgagggccacataactttttccttctctgatggggggccggtgtcagtttgtaacagaaaaagtgtgacgatcgtaggggagcttaaaaaatgtattgttttccagaaagccacagaaccaaataaccctttccaggttctttacagaaaaaaagtcaggaaacaaataataacactattaatgaaataaataataactaaataaccctctctgagttcttcacagaaaaaaacaggaaataaataacactatttatgaaataaataagaactaaataactctctctgggttcttcatagaaaaaaggccatggaacattaactctgttgtgccatgcacaatcttaacagatcaaagttcagctcagttgtcagagcagaatctctctgacacatatgagcagtctcttaaagttcttgtgtttcttccttataatccttttgttccaataggcttgtagacaccgctgtttgcagctctctcatcaacttccctgtgaaaaccacaaaggaagcaggttgagaaactgaactaagtgaaaccgcacctacacggcacaatacatttcactaccagtatggttgtaaagatggattttatcccagtagattttattatgattatatttgtttatgctcggaatgactcattcaagtcagaaaagtgagcttacctatgtatgttcatcagtgtgaactgtgggcctgcatctggctggtaagaagttgaatatcaggttccattctagttacagccagtctcaagcactgatgcaaatgttcatctgtcaatcatgatctcatcggagttttcagcagtttcatgcgagaaaaggttttctcgcagatatacgtgctgccaaaaactggggacattttcattgcgtgttttttgatgtttggatatgtgtcgtttgggagggaggcatagaagtcaatgagactgttgagcttgaatgtgtctttcagaacatcacagttctgtaactcaaccaactcaaactgatatgaaggctgggcttcatcaatgtcggcaacaaaggggttctgaaaaagacggatttcttttgcatgaacatgtagttcagtgaatcgcaagctcctcgcccgaccacgccgctccaagctcctcgcccgaccacgccgctccaagctcctcaaatacccgtgcccgaccacgccgctccaaggtcctcaaatacccgtgcctgaccacgccgctccaagctcctcaaatacccgtgcccgggccgctccaagctcctcaaatacccgtgcccgaccacgccgctccaagctcctcaaaTACCCGTGCCCAGGCCGCTCAAAGCTCCTCAAATACCCGTGCCCAAGCacacttcagatgcctcttttattgtgaatttggaaatacccaaGGATAATCTTATCAACGGTCATAGCAAGGAAGTTATGACTGTATATTGAACGGGTGTAATcatacattatgttttgggttctaacgtgttgctaatatatagatatgggtgtaattgtgtattatgggtttttgtgttgatgaatataacagtaaagttggattgagaagcaacaacgaatcactgttctgattatttctccgtgtTTCAAGAATAAATGCAGGGTGGAACATTGGCAGGACAGATACGTTtagtccaggggtggccaactccagtcctcgagagccacaatccggtctgttttccatatctccctccaccaacacacctgaatcaaataatcaactcatcagcaagctgtccagaagcttgataccaatcccgatgatttgattcaggtgtgttggtggagggagatatggaaaacagagcggataatggctctcgaggaccggacttggccacccctggtttagtcatttgcagggcaatgTTTgtttaatcagtgtcagacatttATGACTGTTTGTGCTGATGTGTCAACCATTCACAGGGTAAAGTTTGTATGACAACAATGcttttatacttaaaaaaaactgatataatatgaacaagcaattgctaAGAGACTTTGTAATCTTATCTTACTCATGAGgttctgttgtttttctaagaaaaaagccttactgtactatgtcgttttttaaagaaaaaaaccttactatactatgtcgttttttaagaaaaaagccttactatgctatgttgttttttaagaaaatatttcttactatatatactatgccgttttgcTAAAATGAAAGCAAAAGTAACTCTGAGTTCAGTGATGACTGTGTGAACTCGAGGAACCAACCGGGaacaaagtgggaaaaaaaaaacatcaaacaggaagccttactatatacggCAGAGTTACAGTGATGACTGTGTGAACTAGAGGAACCAATCGGGAacaaagtggggaaaaaaaaacatcaaacagGAAgcctaatataaaaaaaagaagctaaggCGAAGAGAGAAAGACAGTCCAACAGTGAACAAGGCTGACACGTCGGAAGAGAATTATCCAGACAAACAGGtactaatttatttactttGCTACATTTCAGTATCTAATACTGGATCACTCCCTATCTTTTTGCTCCTCATAATTTAGTTGTCTGAACGAGGCAAATTTTCCTTTAATCTAGCTGCCTTTTCCTGGGTGAAAAATTTGTCTTAAGGAAAGTATTTAGCAAATTGGCCACACTGTCAGTGAGTtataaaatgacttaaattaGAATACATATTCTTTACAAATTGtcctcatttattcattcattcattttccgaaccgcgtaacctcacaagggttgcggggtgtgctggagcccatcccagctagcTACGGGTACCAGGCatgggacacccagaattggtgacCACACTCGTAGGTAATTTAGGGgtataatttagagtgttcaaccagcctaccctgcaagttttcgggatgtgggaagaaactggagtacccagacaaaaacccacgcaagcttggagtgaacatgcaaaatccacacattgaggaccaacctgcaatggaaccctcgaccctagaactgcgaggccaatgtAACATATGCTGactcactatttgcaattgcttgttagtatagcatcagtttggtgtgagtaatgaaaaatgtcGAGTCATGTTGAGACATCAGCTCTACAGTTGTTTGGGGGTATCAGCCCACACCCtgtttctgttatcttctctgtgcagcatcatgtttttttttacatataaatagaCGCACAAACTGTTAGTTCGGAGAGAGTCACGGCGAATAGGCTGTGCATTCGCAGCCGTTCGCGCTCTCCACATCCtgtagtctggtaataaacttatctccttgaaattggtctccctctttcttaacctgctcctgaagttgttttccaGATCTATCACCAACACGCCAACCACTCGTTCACTAGTCCACCTTGTCCTCATTTACTGTTATATTAACGATTTATTTCTCCATGTATTGAATCTGTACCATTTCTGTTTGTAGCTGATTACGCGTTGACGAGGAAAATGGGTGAGAATGCTTTTTCTTCTATCAAAATTTCCACC
The Stigmatopora argus isolate UIUO_Sarg chromosome 7, RoL_Sarg_1.0, whole genome shotgun sequence DNA segment above includes these coding regions:
- the pglyrp2 gene encoding N-acetylmuramoyl-L-alanine amidase: MASFRAFLFMLVSSSCFTYMSSRPTGAHLRSMDNFIHAVQEVEESNPGLSPLALVRALRRTAGHDDAMTIHFLGASNNLTDVVRLETAILNASSFSFFDKAVHHLVTDGGEERGVALAPDGTTVALAPLLLGIECGLQAKLETSSTVGLLPLTLGRPLGLSFLSLQDIPVSNRLGPDGCWESVNRPRVFKLSWPATLATDAVINGGMDGVILGTDISQLPKSKDPPALSEILQEYYSFTLKANHGLDTLSRHVSPKRREISRSILEPLDLQKELMDTLKLVWRLEKTEWIALDTGVNKAVNEGLKEFVHKYWDCPQIIPRCQWRANAHKGPPIPLTLPLRSLYVHHTYEPSQPCLSFSQCSQDMRAMQHFHQGFRNWSDIGYSFVVGSDGYVYEGRGWNLLGTHTRGHNSLGFGVSIIGNYTSALPSRHAMDLLRHRLTRCAVDGGRLVANYTVHGHRQMVNYTSCPGDAFFSEIKSWEHFGN